From a single Fusobacterium ulcerans ATCC 49185 genomic region:
- a CDS encoding TRAP transporter large permease subunit, with the protein MDIKILFEPPSLIALIPMIVYLILAFKEKNSTGATGVAIIFGYFITRQSPESIGKLFAKSLGSSLGIVGFIIILGSGLGHLMTKTGVSQTMVTWIINKIGVNNEKKAILAVMFSCVLICGLLGTLAGGCSIIAPILIPVVAAVGLTPSTVGAVFQTSGETGLIWGPFTGPVVTLLAITGLSYSKMMIWAALPFGIIWLISIYFLALKIQKKTRGKEKYDLTKELEEKFVPNQKQKRTTTLFCISFMVMVGYGLLTKQGTNYTIIVMLILSSIIGVAGGLGLDDTFKELGIGISKQAKLFLLFIFLNVFMELINIGGGFEALSNLFMPLINKGGKTTLVIVGSIVGAFGINGAAVAQMQITHDLFLPALKVTDVPMEMWAIALIAASRITSSIYPGTNMISPMGIARSNNIKAMLYAGWGVSMVVLIYIFIWSFVGMKLF; encoded by the coding sequence ATGGATATAAAAATTTTATTTGAACCGCCTTCTTTAATTGCATTGATTCCTATGATAGTATATTTGATATTAGCATTTAAAGAAAAAAACAGTACAGGTGCTACTGGAGTTGCTATTATTTTTGGATATTTTATAACAAGACAAAGTCCAGAATCAATAGGAAAATTATTTGCTAAATCATTGGGTTCATCATTAGGAATAGTTGGATTTATAATCATACTGGGAAGTGGTTTAGGACATCTAATGACAAAAACTGGAGTCAGTCAGACTATGGTCACTTGGATAATAAATAAGATAGGGGTAAACAATGAAAAAAAGGCTATTTTAGCAGTGATGTTTTCATGTGTCCTGATTTGTGGACTGCTAGGAACATTAGCTGGTGGGTGCTCTATAATAGCTCCCATTCTAATACCAGTTGTAGCTGCTGTTGGTCTTACTCCAAGTACAGTTGGAGCTGTTTTCCAAACCTCAGGGGAAACTGGGCTCATATGGGGACCATTTACAGGACCAGTAGTAACCTTACTGGCTATAACAGGATTATCATATAGCAAAATGATGATATGGGCCGCCTTACCTTTTGGGATAATCTGGCTGATTTCAATATATTTTCTAGCTCTGAAAATACAAAAAAAAACAAGGGGAAAAGAAAAATATGATTTGACTAAAGAGCTTGAAGAAAAATTTGTTCCCAATCAAAAACAAAAAAGAACAACTACTCTATTTTGTATCTCGTTTATGGTAATGGTGGGATATGGACTGCTTACAAAACAGGGAACAAACTATACAATTATTGTAATGCTAATTCTTTCTTCTATAATAGGAGTAGCTGGAGGTTTAGGTTTAGATGATACTTTTAAAGAGTTAGGAATAGGAATATCAAAACAGGCAAAACTATTTTTACTTTTCATATTCTTAAATGTCTTTATGGAGTTAATAAACATTGGTGGAGGATTTGAAGCATTAAGTAATTTATTTATGCCATTAATAAATAAAGGAGGAAAGACAACTCTTGTCATAGTGGGAAGTATAGTTGGTGCATTTGGAATAAATGGAGCAGCAGTGGCTCAAATGCAGATAACACATGATCTGTTTTTACCAGCTTTAAAAGTCACAGATGTCCCTATGGAAATGTGGGCGATAGCTCTAATTGCAGCTTCAAGAATAACAAGTTCTATCTATCCAGGAACTAATATGATTAGTCCTATGGGAATTGCCAGATCAAATAATATCAAAGCGATGCTCTATGCAGGATGGGGAGTTTCAATGGTTGTTCTTATCTATATTTTCATCTGGTCTTTCGTCGGAATGAAATTATTCTAA
- a CDS encoding 5'-nucleotidase, lipoprotein e(P4) family, with protein MKKIILGLFIVTSLLFGEELKKDMNGRLVDQMVLATLWMQKSGEYRALVYQTFNTAKLSFDNIKAKDGKKKAVVSDLDETLVDNGKMAGWQIENGVTYSSDAWHKWAQAKEAEAIPGAVEFSKYVNENGGKMFYISNRSHKEFDAIKENLIALGFPEVTEETLLLVKETSDKAKRRKQIEKSGYEIVMLLGDNLDDFDSEIRKKGNEERIKHVDKNKAEYGVKYIVFPNPMYGDWEGGLYKDYWKKTPEEKLELRYKSLKIWNGE; from the coding sequence TTGAAAAAAATAATTTTGGGTCTATTTATAGTTACAAGCCTTTTATTTGGAGAAGAGTTAAAAAAGGATATGAATGGAAGACTTGTTGATCAAATGGTGCTTGCAACTCTTTGGATGCAGAAGTCAGGAGAATATAGAGCATTAGTGTATCAGACTTTTAATACAGCAAAATTATCTTTTGATAATATAAAAGCAAAAGATGGAAAGAAAAAGGCAGTGGTGTCTGATCTCGATGAAACATTGGTAGATAATGGAAAAATGGCAGGGTGGCAGATAGAAAATGGGGTGACATACAGTTCAGATGCATGGCACAAATGGGCTCAAGCAAAGGAAGCAGAAGCTATACCAGGAGCTGTTGAATTTTCAAAATATGTAAATGAAAATGGTGGCAAGATGTTTTATATATCTAATCGTTCTCATAAGGAATTTGATGCTATAAAGGAAAATCTCATAGCTTTAGGATTTCCAGAAGTTACAGAAGAAACTCTTTTACTGGTAAAAGAAACATCAGATAAAGCAAAAAGAAGAAAGCAAATAGAAAAAAGTGGATATGAAATAGTAATGCTTTTAGGGGATAACTTAGATGATTTTGATTCTGAAATTAGGAAAAAAGGCAATGAGGAAAGAATAAAACATGTGGATAAAAATAAGGCTGAATATGGAGTTAAATATATAGTTTTTCCAAATCCAATGTATGGAGATTGGGAGGGAGGACTATATAAGGATTATTGGAAAAAGACTCCAGAGGAGAAACTTGAGTTAAGATACAAAAGTTTAAAAATATGGAATGGAGAATAA
- a CDS encoding CitMHS family transporter has protein sequence MVAALGFITIIVLLAVIMLKKMSPLVALISVPVITALIGGHGLNIGKYINDGVKSIAPTGTMFIFAILFFGILTDAGTFQPIIDKILKIVGKDPIRIAIGTAILAMIVHLDGSGAVTFLVTVPAMLPLYEALGMRKTTLATIVALGAGVMNILPWGGPTIRAATSLKIPVTELFNPLLIPVLAGILFVLFVAFKLGRDEKVRIGNIENINIDTENLGEKKESRNFIVNILTIIVAIVVLVSGKLSPTVVFMIAFCISIVINFPSVKEQKERVDAHAKAALMMASILFAAGAFIGIMQNSGMITEMSTVIVKTIPKSLGSYMAVITGVISMPASLLFDPDSFYFGVLPVLASTAQEFGSSAIAVGRAAILGQMTTGFPVSPLTASTFLLVGLTGVELGEHQKKTIPYAFLTTIVMLIVAIVTGALYR, from the coding sequence ATGGTAGCGGCTTTAGGATTTATAACGATCATTGTACTATTAGCAGTAATAATGTTGAAAAAAATGTCTCCATTAGTAGCACTTATATCTGTGCCTGTAATAACAGCACTTATAGGAGGACATGGGTTAAATATTGGAAAATATATTAATGATGGGGTAAAATCAATAGCTCCAACTGGAACTATGTTTATCTTTGCAATCTTATTCTTTGGGATTCTTACAGATGCAGGAACTTTCCAGCCGATAATTGATAAAATTTTAAAAATTGTTGGTAAAGACCCAATAAGAATAGCAATAGGAACAGCAATACTAGCTATGATAGTACATCTTGACGGTTCAGGAGCAGTAACATTTCTGGTAACAGTTCCAGCAATGCTTCCTCTATATGAAGCTTTAGGAATGAGAAAAACTACTCTTGCTACAATAGTAGCACTAGGAGCAGGGGTAATGAATATCCTTCCATGGGGAGGACCTACAATCAGAGCAGCAACTTCTTTAAAAATACCAGTAACAGAACTTTTTAATCCTTTACTTATACCTGTTTTAGCAGGAATATTATTTGTTCTTTTTGTAGCTTTTAAATTAGGAAGAGATGAAAAAGTTAGAATTGGAAATATAGAAAATATAAATATTGATACAGAGAATCTGGGAGAAAAGAAAGAAAGCAGAAACTTTATTGTAAATATTTTGACGATAATAGTTGCAATAGTAGTTCTTGTATCAGGAAAATTATCTCCAACAGTTGTATTTATGATTGCTTTCTGTATCTCAATAGTAATAAACTTTCCTTCTGTAAAAGAGCAGAAAGAAAGAGTGGATGCTCATGCAAAAGCAGCTCTTATGATGGCGAGTATATTATTTGCAGCAGGTGCATTTATTGGAATTATGCAAAATTCTGGAATGATAACAGAGATGTCTACAGTTATAGTAAAAACAATTCCTAAATCATTGGGAAGTTATATGGCAGTTATTACAGGAGTAATAAGTATGCCAGCAAGCTTACTGTTTGATCCAGATTCATTCTACTTTGGAGTACTACCAGTTCTTGCAAGTACAGCTCAAGAATTTGGAAGTTCAGCAATAGCAGTTGGAAGAGCGGCTATATTAGGACAAATGACGACTGGATTCCCAGTAAGTCCTCTTACAGCGTCAACTTTCCTTTTGGTTGGATTGACAGGAGTAGAACTTGGAGAACATCAAAAGAAAACAATTCCATATGCGTTTTTAACTACAATAGTAATGCTTATAGTAGCAATAGTAACAGGTGCTTTATATAGATAA
- a CDS encoding acyclic terpene utilization AtuA family protein — translation MKKVRIGSGAGYAGDRIEPAVDLMLNGNIDYIVFECLAERTIAIAQQEKLKDPNKGYNGLLEYRFEKILPICSEKKIKVITNMGAANPLSAIKKIKSMAESMGIKNLKLAAVIGDDISEHLGKYLDRDILELGMPLKNLEDKLISANVYLGADGIVEALKNGADIVVTGRCADPAIFMAPLIYEFGWDVNNADLIGKGIMIGHLLECGAQVCGGYFAVPGYNEVKDLWNVGFPIAEVSENGEVVITKTETTGGLVTTHTCKEQLIYEIHDPANYLTPDGVADFTTISLKEIGEDKVLLTGATGKEKPKTLKVSIGYRDCFIGDAGISYGGSTAYAKAALAGEVVKKRLEYTGVKFEELKIDLLGVNSLYGDTIGRKLCDPSTLGEVRLRVAGRTANKAEATKIVNEVETLYTNGPSGGGGVTKSVSEVVSICSIFVPREDIKVEVMYEEV, via the coding sequence ATGAAAAAAGTAAGAATAGGTTCAGGAGCAGGTTATGCTGGAGATAGAATAGAGCCAGCTGTAGATTTAATGCTCAATGGAAATATTGACTATATAGTTTTTGAATGTCTTGCAGAAAGAACAATAGCAATAGCTCAACAGGAAAAATTAAAAGATCCAAACAAGGGATATAATGGTCTGCTTGAATATAGATTTGAGAAAATACTTCCTATATGCTCAGAGAAAAAAATAAAAGTAATAACTAACATGGGAGCTGCTAATCCATTGAGTGCTATCAAAAAAATTAAATCAATGGCAGAATCTATGGGAATAAAAAATCTTAAATTAGCAGCAGTAATTGGAGATGATATATCTGAACATCTTGGAAAATACCTTGATCGTGATATATTAGAATTAGGTATGCCTTTAAAAAATCTAGAAGATAAATTAATATCTGCAAATGTATATTTAGGTGCTGATGGAATAGTAGAGGCATTGAAAAATGGAGCAGATATAGTAGTTACAGGTCGTTGTGCTGACCCTGCAATATTCATGGCTCCATTGATTTATGAATTTGGTTGGGATGTAAATAATGCTGATTTAATTGGAAAAGGGATTATGATAGGACATCTTCTTGAATGTGGAGCTCAGGTATGTGGAGGATATTTTGCAGTACCTGGATACAATGAAGTAAAAGATCTATGGAATGTAGGATTCCCTATTGCTGAAGTAAGTGAGAATGGTGAAGTAGTAATTACAAAAACTGAAACAACTGGTGGACTTGTAACTACTCACACTTGTAAAGAACAGCTTATATATGAAATACATGACCCAGCAAATTACTTAACTCCTGATGGAGTAGCTGATTTTACAACTATTTCATTAAAAGAAATAGGAGAAGATAAAGTATTACTAACTGGAGCAACAGGAAAAGAAAAACCAAAAACTTTAAAAGTAAGTATTGGATATAGAGATTGCTTTATAGGAGATGCTGGAATCAGCTATGGAGGTTCAACTGCTTATGCCAAAGCAGCTCTTGCAGGAGAAGTAGTTAAGAAAAGATTAGAGTATACAGGAGTAAAATTTGAAGAATTGAAAATAGATCTTTTAGGAGTAAATTCTCTTTATGGAGATACTATTGGAAGAAAATTATGTGATCCATCTACTTTAGGTGAAGTAAGATTGAGAGTAGCAGGAAGAACAGCAAATAAAGCAGAAGCAACTAAAATAGTAAATGAAGTAGAAACTCTTTATACTAATGGACCATCTGGTGGCGGAGGAGTAACTAAGAGCGTAAGTGAAGTAGTTTCAATATGTTCTATATTTGTTCCTAGAGAAGATATAAAAGTCGAAGTTATGTATGAGGAGGTTTAA
- a CDS encoding DUF5058 family protein: METGLKLNEIMNSYGMWIACSFMMLVLIIQSVLFVKVSLKESKNLGMDQQKIKEGIRSAMVTSIGPTVAQIVILMSLIAVVGAPNAWMRINDVGAGRSEIAQVSIGASVFGVEPGAAGYGVEAFSYSLWAMALNNVGWMIMALLCAGKMGIMVEKLNTKYDPKWIKLLMKGSVLGVFGYLLTSNIIGKPNYYILAAVISAIVMLALGKLFGKNQRIQEISLGIAMLCGMLITNAIKLYL, translated from the coding sequence ATGGAAACTGGATTGAAATTAAATGAAATAATGAACAGCTATGGAATGTGGATAGCATGCAGTTTTATGATGTTAGTACTTATAATTCAAAGTGTCCTCTTTGTAAAAGTAAGTTTGAAAGAAAGTAAGAATCTGGGAATGGATCAGCAGAAAATAAAAGAGGGAATCAGATCAGCAATGGTGACTTCCATAGGTCCTACTGTGGCTCAAATAGTAATACTAATGTCTTTAATAGCAGTAGTTGGAGCCCCTAATGCTTGGATGCGTATCAACGATGTAGGAGCAGGAAGATCAGAAATTGCTCAGGTATCTATAGGAGCCAGTGTATTTGGAGTTGAGCCTGGAGCAGCAGGCTATGGAGTAGAAGCATTCAGTTATTCTCTATGGGCAATGGCATTAAACAATGTTGGCTGGATGATAATGGCACTATTATGTGCTGGAAAAATGGGAATTATGGTTGAAAAATTAAATACTAAATATGACCCTAAATGGATAAAACTATTGATGAAAGGTTCTGTATTGGGAGTATTTGGATATCTATTGACAAGCAACATAATTGGAAAACCGAACTACTATATACTGGCAGCAGTAATATCTGCAATTGTAATGCTGGCTCTAGGAAAATTATTTGGAAAAAATCAGAGAATTCAAGAAATTTCCTTAGGAATTGCAATGCTCTGTGGAATGCTGATAACAAATGCAATAAAATTATATCTTTAA
- a CDS encoding sigma-54 interaction domain-containing protein yields MIKITGHAKLVFDSLYDGILIVDKEGIVRYINPAYTRITKVEEKNIIGKYLSEVRPGSRLTDVVKDEKMELGAHRKMGEVEYLVNMVPIYENGKVIGGISLLNELIDIYKLTEKLNLSKIIIQNLKEHVKTLGNGKYSFDDIIAVDEKSMEVKEFAKRIALADSNVLITGESGTGKELYASAIHNFSPRKDFPFIPVNCASFEKNLIESELFGYEEGSFTGAKKNGKTGLFQLAQGGTLFLDEIGELEYGLQGKLLRVLQEKSIRKIGGSKEIPIDVRLICATNKNLEQMIEENTFRRDLYYRIAIMPMSIPPLREKKNDIKAIAEKFLCDLSMKYRKEVRLNENALKVLKEYDWPGNIRELKNIVEFTFNMAEGNEIKAEHLPITIKNDINENENILPLSEIVRKAEQNYLKKVIEIYGDSVEGKKKTAKALNISLATLYNKLER; encoded by the coding sequence ATGATAAAAATAACAGGGCATGCAAAACTTGTATTTGATTCACTTTATGATGGAATACTTATAGTAGATAAAGAAGGGATAGTAAGATACATAAATCCTGCATATACAAGAATAACAAAAGTAGAAGAAAAAAATATAATAGGAAAATATCTTTCTGAAGTACGTCCTGGAAGCCGCCTTACAGATGTTGTAAAAGATGAAAAAATGGAACTGGGAGCTCACAGAAAGATGGGAGAAGTAGAATATCTTGTAAATATGGTGCCTATTTATGAAAATGGAAAGGTTATAGGGGGAATATCTCTTCTTAATGAACTGATAGATATTTATAAGCTTACAGAAAAATTAAATCTTTCAAAAATAATAATTCAAAATTTAAAAGAGCATGTAAAAACATTAGGAAATGGGAAATACAGTTTTGATGATATTATAGCTGTAGATGAAAAAAGTATGGAAGTAAAAGAATTTGCAAAGAGAATAGCTCTGGCTGATTCTAATGTATTGATAACAGGGGAAAGTGGAACTGGAAAAGAACTTTATGCAAGTGCTATTCATAATTTCAGTCCAAGAAAAGATTTTCCGTTTATTCCTGTAAATTGTGCTTCTTTTGAGAAAAATTTAATAGAGAGTGAACTTTTTGGTTATGAAGAGGGGTCTTTCACAGGAGCGAAGAAAAATGGTAAGACTGGGTTGTTCCAACTTGCCCAGGGAGGAACTCTGTTTTTAGATGAGATAGGAGAACTTGAATATGGACTGCAGGGAAAACTTCTTAGAGTGCTTCAGGAAAAAAGTATAAGAAAAATTGGTGGATCAAAAGAAATACCAATAGATGTAAGACTGATTTGTGCTACTAATAAAAATCTGGAACAAATGATAGAAGAGAACACTTTCAGGAGAGATCTTTATTATAGAATTGCAATAATGCCTATGTCTATACCTCCATTGAGAGAGAAAAAGAATGATATAAAAGCAATAGCAGAAAAATTTCTCTGTGATCTTTCAATGAAATATAGGAAAGAAGTAAGATTAAATGAAAATGCTTTGAAAGTATTAAAAGAATATGACTGGCCAGGAAATATAAGAGAATTAAAAAATATTGTTGAATTTACATTTAATATGGCTGAAGGAAATGAAATAAAAGCTGAACATCTTCCAATAACTATAAAGAATGATATAAATGAGAATGAAAATATCCTCCCTCTTAGTGAAATAGTAAGGAAAGCAGAGCAGAATTATTTGAAAAAAGTAATAGAGATATATGGTGACAGTGTAGAGGGGAAGAAAAAAACAGCTAAAGCTTTGAATATATCTCTTGCTACATTATATAATAAACTGGAAAGATAA
- a CDS encoding Na/Pi cotransporter family protein: MYLDIIFNVLGGLGIFLYGMDSMSSGMQKLAGQRLKKILALLTTNRIMAILMGMGVTMLVQSSSVSTVMTIGFVNASLLTLKQALGVIFGANIGTTITGWILVLNIGKYGLPIVGAGAILYMFLKGDRAKTKALTFMGLGMIFLGLQLMSNGLKPIRSMPEFVSMFHMFSADTYFGVIKVAAIGALITAVVQSSSATLGITITLAVQGLIDYPTAVALVLGENVGTTITAILATLNANVNAKRAAYAHTIINTLGVIWVTAVFPYYLKFLSNFGSPEANITMAIATAHTMFNVTNVIIFTPFIGVMADLLTKIVKDDGKKDERVTKIDFLMLKTPSVVVGQTKTEILTMGKYIEEMFGALDNIYINDEFITEEKVAQMRKIENDLDLFQKEITDANFVILNKNITDKMKMDTRNNLEVCDEYETISDYLMRVTNSLKKLQDNSISLTDEEKSTLKEFNEDTRELFRNVNTAYALKNRDILVKAITKANKITEKYRKAKQIHLQDGGQENPIAMLTTSYMDILNHYRRVRDHIFNIIEVYSI, from the coding sequence ATGTATTTAGATATCATTTTTAATGTTCTTGGGGGATTGGGAATATTTCTTTATGGAATGGATAGTATGTCATCAGGAATGCAGAAATTAGCAGGACAGAGATTAAAAAAAATACTTGCATTATTAACAACAAACAGAATTATGGCCATACTTATGGGAATGGGAGTAACTATGTTGGTTCAATCATCATCTGTAAGTACAGTTATGACAATCGGATTCGTAAATGCTTCATTACTGACGCTTAAACAGGCACTTGGAGTAATATTTGGAGCTAATATAGGAACTACAATAACAGGATGGATACTTGTATTGAATATAGGGAAATATGGGCTGCCAATTGTTGGGGCAGGAGCTATATTATATATGTTTTTAAAAGGAGATAGGGCAAAAACAAAAGCTCTTACTTTTATGGGGCTTGGAATGATTTTTTTAGGACTTCAATTAATGAGCAATGGATTGAAACCTATTAGAAGTATGCCAGAATTTGTGAGTATGTTTCATATGTTCTCTGCTGATACATATTTTGGAGTAATAAAAGTTGCAGCAATTGGGGCATTGATAACTGCTGTTGTTCAATCATCATCTGCTACACTGGGTATTACAATAACTCTTGCAGTTCAAGGACTTATTGATTATCCAACAGCTGTTGCTTTAGTTCTTGGAGAAAATGTTGGAACTACAATAACTGCTATACTCGCAACATTAAATGCAAATGTAAATGCTAAGAGAGCTGCTTATGCTCATACTATTATAAATACTTTGGGAGTTATATGGGTAACAGCAGTCTTTCCATATTATTTAAAATTTCTTTCAAATTTTGGAAGTCCAGAGGCCAATATAACTATGGCAATAGCCACAGCTCATACAATGTTTAATGTGACTAATGTGATAATATTTACTCCTTTTATAGGGGTTATGGCTGACCTTTTAACTAAAATAGTAAAAGATGATGGAAAAAAAGATGAAAGAGTTACTAAAATTGATTTTCTTATGCTTAAAACTCCAAGCGTGGTTGTAGGGCAGACAAAGACAGAAATACTTACAATGGGAAAATATATTGAAGAAATGTTTGGAGCTCTAGATAATATTTATATAAATGATGAATTTATAACTGAGGAAAAAGTAGCTCAAATGAGAAAAATAGAAAATGATCTAGACCTTTTTCAGAAAGAAATAACAGATGCAAACTTTGTGATATTGAATAAGAATATAACTGATAAAATGAAAATGGATACTAGAAATAATCTGGAAGTGTGTGATGAATATGAAACTATCAGTGATTATCTCATGAGAGTAACTAATTCGCTTAAAAAACTCCAGGACAACTCTATAAGCCTTACTGATGAAGAAAAAAGTACATTGAAGGAATTTAATGAAGATACAAGAGAACTATTTAGAAATGTAAATACAGCTTATGCTTTAAAAAATAGAGATATACTTGTGAAAGCTATAACCAAAGCTAACAAAATAACTGAAAAATATAGAAAGGCAAAACAGATACATCTTCAAGATGGTGGACAGGAAAATCCAATAGCTATGCTTACTACAAGTTATATGGATATTTTAAATCATTACAGAAGAGTAAGAGATCATATCTTTAATATTATAGAGGTATACAGTATCTAA
- a CDS encoding N-acyl-D-amino-acid deacylase family protein codes for MLDIKIINGKIIDGTGKERYRADIGIKGNKIIRIGKIEEDAEKIIDAENKLVCPGFIDIHTHSDVSVIYDRCASSKIRDGVTSEVIGNCGIAVAPIFEEKKDYLLKYLATRLIGSIPVELKLPWNTLDEYFDFIDNTPPAVNIIPLLAQGVVRINEMDFSKAAPTDEQLNNMKKIVNESMKAGTFAITSGLVYLPGDYTSTEELIELCKEVKKYNGYYTTHMRTESDGIFEALEEAITIAEKSEIPLHISHLKIAGLKNRGKTDQLLQRIEKAQADGLDVTFDVYPYDAGLTSLSSLLPPWGFEGGVEKLIERLREKEIREQMREDIKTGIKGWQNSISTLGSWDEVVIASVFNEESHLLEGKSIREIAEMWKKDPLETVFDIVQKEKGRVQVILKRMSENDVREIIKHPLAIVCSDAMSLSETGILSQGKPHPRAFGSHARVISKYARDLNLFSIEDAIKKMTSMPANRLGLKNRGILAEDYYADITIIDLEEIEDRATYANPKQYSKGIDTVIVNGKIALINDEETKEFSGVVLKRGE; via the coding sequence ATGCTGGATATAAAAATCATAAATGGAAAAATAATTGATGGAACAGGGAAAGAGAGATATAGAGCTGATATAGGAATTAAAGGAAATAAAATAATAAGAATAGGAAAAATAGAAGAGGATGCAGAAAAAATCATTGATGCTGAGAACAAACTGGTTTGCCCAGGATTTATAGATATACATACACACTCAGATGTATCAGTGATATATGACAGATGCGCCAGCAGCAAGATAAGAGATGGGGTAACTTCTGAAGTAATAGGCAACTGTGGTATAGCTGTAGCACCTATTTTTGAGGAAAAGAAAGATTATTTGCTAAAATATCTTGCTACTCGTCTGATAGGAAGTATTCCTGTGGAATTAAAATTACCATGGAATACTCTAGATGAATATTTCGATTTTATTGATAATACTCCTCCTGCTGTAAATATTATTCCTCTGTTAGCTCAGGGGGTAGTGAGAATAAATGAAATGGACTTCTCCAAGGCAGCTCCAACAGATGAACAATTAAACAATATGAAAAAAATAGTAAATGAAAGTATGAAAGCTGGAACTTTTGCTATCACATCTGGGTTAGTTTATCTGCCAGGAGATTATACCAGTACAGAAGAACTAATAGAATTATGCAAGGAAGTAAAAAAATATAATGGGTATTATACTACCCACATGCGTACAGAAAGTGACGGAATATTTGAGGCTTTAGAAGAAGCTATAACTATAGCGGAAAAAAGTGAGATTCCTTTACACATATCACATTTGAAAATAGCTGGATTGAAAAACAGGGGAAAAACAGATCAATTATTACAAAGAATAGAGAAAGCTCAGGCAGATGGATTGGATGTGACTTTCGATGTATATCCATATGATGCTGGACTAACTTCACTCTCTTCTCTACTACCTCCATGGGGATTTGAAGGAGGAGTTGAGAAGCTGATAGAGAGACTTAGGGAAAAAGAAATCAGAGAACAGATGCGTGAAGATATAAAGACAGGAATCAAAGGCTGGCAGAATTCTATCAGTACTTTAGGTTCATGGGATGAAGTAGTGATAGCATCTGTTTTCAATGAAGAAAGTCATTTATTAGAAGGAAAATCAATTAGAGAAATAGCAGAGATGTGGAAAAAAGATCCATTGGAAACAGTTTTTGACATAGTACAAAAGGAAAAAGGGAGAGTACAGGTAATATTGAAACGTATGTCAGAAAATGATGTTAGAGAGATAATAAAACATCCTTTAGCAATAGTGTGTTCAGATGCTATGAGTCTATCTGAAACAGGAATTTTATCACAAGGGAAACCACATCCAAGGGCTTTTGGAAGTCATGCTCGTGTTATATCAAAATATGCAAGAGATTTGAATCTATTTTCAATAGAAGATGCAATCAAAAAAATGACTTCTATGCCTGCCAATCGTCTTGGATTAAAAAATAGGGGTATTCTGGCAGAAGATTATTATGCTGATATAACTATTATTGACTTGGAAGAAATAGAAGATAGAGCAACTTATGCCAATCCAAAACAATATTCAAAAGGAATAGATACAGTAATAGTTAATGGAAAAATAGCACTTATAAATGATGAGGAAACAAAAGAATTTTCAGGAGTAGTTTTAAAAAGAGGTGAATAG